In Acaryochloris marina S15, a single genomic region encodes these proteins:
- a CDS encoding ELWxxDGT repeat protein yields the protein MNSNNIALTTEITGARLLKDITPDGTSRFPGDDSGSNPSNLTEFDGKLFFSADDGTNGSELWISDRTTNGTQLLKDINPIERYYNSLYASRYRSSSSNPSNLTEFDGKLFFSADDGTNGSELWISDGTINGTQLLKDINPGSSYRGIPSPGGRRPNSSRIANFIELDGKLFFTATDGTSGEELWVSDGTVDGTQLLKDIYPGSSFESRINRGLRPNSSGISNLTEFDGKLFFSADDGINGRELWVSDGTENGTQLLKDINPGILLSNGSAAGSIPSNLTKFDDKLFFTANDGISGPELWVSDGTTDGTQLLKDINPGISYRQYGPNYPIPFGSDISSLTEFDGKLFFTANDGINGQELWVSDGTENGTQLLKDINLGSSSNIFNLTEVNGKLFFTANDGINGQELWVSDGTENGTQLLKDINPPNQQDGYISKLVVAGNLFFFTTGFDGELWISNGTREGTLLYQDINPEGGSFPEELTVVGNQLFFTADDGVTGKEPWVLNIPDNLVVGDANNNILSGNAGVDLISGLDGNDIIRGRGNNDTLDGASGDDVLFGDEGNDRLSGRAGNDQIFGDQGNDGLSGGAGNDILEGGTGDDELQGDAGDDVINAGSGNDSVRVTDFLGVDNFDGGPGTDLIRFTPTDNRNLLVSLEGGFVGDGRVGGQFFENFEQFIAGGGNDRILGDSRDTLLNGGDGNDEIRGEAGQDTLIGESGSDTLIGGQGADVLNGGLGSDVLIGDQGVNTFQFDQTLSTFFFFDRSMDVDTILNFETEDVLDFSGYLDARGSIEATRVTDNFLRINLDLNKTIQIFGTAQGLNSAETQIEPLL from the coding sequence ATGAACTCTAACAATATTGCATTAACTACAGAAATCACAGGAGCACGCCTTCTCAAAGATATCACCCCAGACGGTACGTCTAGATTTCCAGGTGATGACTCCGGTTCTAATCCATCGAACTTGACCGAATTCGATGGCAAGCTATTTTTTTCAGCGGATGATGGAACCAATGGAAGCGAGCTGTGGATTAGTGACAGGACTACTAATGGCACACAGCTTTTAAAAGATATTAATCCAATCGAAAGGTACTATAACAGTCTCTATGCATCTAGATATAGATCTTCTAGTTCTAATCCATCGAACTTGACCGAATTCGATGGCAAGCTATTTTTTTCAGCGGATGATGGAACCAATGGAAGCGAGCTATGGATTAGTGACGGGACTATTAATGGCACACAACTCTTAAAAGATATTAATCCAGGAAGCTCGTATAGGGGAATCCCATCCCCAGGTGGCCGGCGGCCTAATAGCTCTCGTATAGCTAACTTCATCGAACTCGATGGTAAGTTATTTTTTACCGCGACTGATGGCACCTCCGGAGAAGAACTTTGGGTCAGTGATGGGACGGTTGACGGTACACAACTGCTAAAAGATATTTATCCTGGAAGCTCATTTGAGTCTCGCATAAACCGGGGTTTGCGGCCCAACAGCTCTGGTATATCGAACTTGACCGAATTCGATGGCAAGCTATTTTTTTCAGCGGATGATGGTATCAACGGACGGGAGCTTTGGGTTAGTGACGGCACTGAGAATGGCACGCAACTCTTAAAAGATATAAATCCAGGGATTTTATTGAGTAATGGTTCTGCAGCAGGCTCTATTCCATCTAACTTGACCAAATTCGACGACAAACTATTTTTTACCGCAAATGATGGCATCTCTGGACCAGAACTTTGGGTCAGTGACGGGACCACCGATGGCACACAACTCTTAAAAGATATAAATCCAGGAATCTCATATAGGCAATATGGGCCTAACTATCCCATACCGTTTGGCTCTGATATATCTAGCTTGACTGAGTTCGATGGCAAGCTATTTTTTACTGCAAATGATGGAATCAACGGACAGGAGCTTTGGGTTAGTGACGGCACTGAGAATGGAACACAACTCCTCAAAGACATAAATCTAGGAAGCTCATCCAATATATTTAACTTAACCGAAGTTAATGGCAAGCTATTTTTTACTGCGAATGATGGAATCAACGGACAGGAGCTTTGGGTTAGTGACGGCACTGAGAATGGAACACAACTCCTCAAAGACATAAATCCTCCCAATCAACAAGATGGGTATATTTCAAAACTAGTCGTTGCCGGGAATCTATTCTTTTTCACAACAGGCTTTGATGGAGAATTATGGATTAGTAATGGCACCCGTGAAGGAACGTTGCTTTACCAAGATATTAATCCAGAAGGTGGTTCATTTCCTGAAGAGTTAACTGTCGTTGGCAATCAACTATTCTTTACGGCTGATGATGGTGTCACTGGCAAAGAGCCCTGGGTCCTCAACATTCCAGACAATTTAGTTGTGGGCGATGCGAATAACAATATTCTCAGCGGAAATGCTGGAGTCGATTTGATCAGTGGTTTAGATGGAAATGACATTATTCGTGGCCGTGGTAATAATGACACTCTGGATGGAGCCAGTGGTGATGATGTCTTATTTGGAGATGAAGGTAACGACAGACTTAGCGGCAGAGCTGGTAATGATCAGATTTTTGGTGACCAAGGTAACGACGGACTTAGCGGCGGAGCTGGTAACGACATTCTTGAGGGAGGCACTGGTGATGACGAGTTGCAAGGGGATGCTGGTGATGATGTAATCAACGCAGGCAGCGGAAACGATTCGGTTCGTGTGACTGATTTCTTGGGCGTAGACAACTTTGATGGAGGGCCTGGAACAGACTTGATTCGATTTACTCCCACAGATAATCGCAACCTACTGGTTTCCCTCGAGGGTGGATTTGTTGGTGATGGGAGAGTTGGGGGGCAGTTTTTTGAAAACTTTGAGCAATTTATAGCAGGCGGCGGCAATGACCGAATCTTAGGGGACAGTAGAGATACTCTACTGAATGGAGGAGATGGTAATGATGAGATCAGGGGTGAAGCAGGCCAAGATACACTGATCGGTGAAAGCGGCTCTGATACATTAATCGGCGGTCAAGGAGCGGATGTTCTCAATGGTGGTTTGGGTAGTGACGTGTTAATTGGTGATCAGGGTGTCAATACGTTTCAATTTGATCAAACATTAAGCACGTTTTTCTTTTTTGATCGCAGTATGGATGTAGACACGATCTTAAATTTTGAGACTGAAGATGTATTAGATTTTTCTGGCTATCTTGATGCTAGAGGTTCCATCGAGGCCACCAGAGTCACAGATAATTTTCTTCGCATTAATCTGGACCTAAACAAGACTATTCAAATTTTTGGCACTGCCCAAGGTTTAAATAGCGCTGAAACTCAAATTGAGCCATTGCTATAA
- a CDS encoding NAD(P)/FAD-dependent oxidoreductase: MTGIQPTICILGGGFGGLYTALRLSQLPWNELKPQIFLVDQNDHFLFSPLLYELVTGELQSWEIAPPYSELLANTEVRFIQSAVKEIDVAQQQVTLSDQSISYDRLVLALGGETPLHQVPGSAEYALPFRTVQDAYRLEDRLRTLETSEAPKIRVAVVGAGPSGVELACKLADRLGDRGRIRLIERNNQILKSAPEFNQAAAEKALEKRQVWTDLETSIESLEAKQMTLRYKDKPDTLPVDLVLWTVGTAISQPIQALPLLHNDLGQLLTDPTLQVQDSPNIFALGDLADCRDPQGKPNPKTAQVAIQQADCVGWNLWASLTQRPLLPFHYTHLGEMLTLGEDSAAMSGLGVQLDGPLAFMARRLIYLYRMPTLDHQLKIGFNWMFKPVLSALNTAR; this comes from the coding sequence ATGACAGGAATCCAGCCAACAATTTGTATCTTAGGGGGTGGCTTTGGGGGGCTCTACACAGCGCTACGCTTGAGCCAGCTCCCGTGGAATGAGCTGAAACCCCAAATTTTTTTAGTGGATCAGAATGATCATTTCCTGTTTTCACCCTTACTGTATGAATTGGTTACAGGAGAACTCCAGTCTTGGGAAATTGCCCCACCCTACAGCGAACTCCTAGCCAATACAGAAGTGCGTTTTATTCAAAGCGCTGTTAAGGAGATTGATGTAGCTCAGCAGCAGGTTACCTTATCTGATCAATCCATCTCCTACGATCGCTTAGTCCTAGCACTAGGAGGAGAAACACCTCTACACCAAGTTCCTGGATCAGCGGAATATGCCCTGCCGTTTCGGACGGTGCAAGATGCCTATCGCCTTGAAGATCGATTACGAACCTTAGAAACATCCGAAGCGCCAAAAATTCGAGTGGCTGTGGTGGGGGCTGGCCCTAGTGGCGTGGAACTCGCCTGTAAGTTAGCGGATCGTTTAGGCGATCGCGGTCGGATACGGCTGATCGAACGGAATAATCAAATTCTCAAATCAGCCCCTGAATTCAATCAAGCAGCGGCCGAAAAAGCCTTAGAAAAACGACAAGTTTGGACGGATCTAGAGACCAGTATTGAATCCCTAGAAGCCAAGCAAATGACGCTTAGGTATAAGGATAAACCCGATACGCTCCCCGTAGACTTGGTATTGTGGACGGTGGGAACTGCGATCTCACAGCCGATTCAAGCCTTACCTCTTCTCCATAATGACCTCGGCCAACTCTTAACTGACCCAACCCTGCAGGTCCAAGACTCACCTAATATTTTCGCCTTGGGTGATTTAGCAGACTGTCGTGATCCGCAAGGAAAGCCGAATCCCAAAACGGCCCAAGTGGCTATTCAACAAGCAGATTGTGTAGGGTGGAACCTGTGGGCTTCCTTAACCCAACGGCCATTACTGCCGTTTCACTACACTCATCTGGGAGAAATGCTGACCTTAGGAGAAGACTCAGCTGCCATGTCTGGACTGGGCGTACAGCTCGATGGCCCCCTCGCATTTATGGCTCGACGTTTGATTTATCTTTACCGCATGCCCACCCTCGACCATCAGCTTAAAATTGGGTTTAACTGGATGTTCAAACCTGTTTTATCCGCCCTCAACACAGCTAGATAG
- a CDS encoding peroxiredoxin, with amino-acid sequence MSQHEAHECLRVGQSAPDFTATAVYDQEFSEVKLSNYRGKYVVIFFYPLDFTFVCPTEITAFSDRYDAFKNLNTEVLGISVDSEFSHLAWTQTDRKSGGVGDLNYPLVSDIKKEISTAYNVLDPDAGVALRGLFIIDKEGVVQHATINNLAFGRNVDETLRTLQAIQHVQSHPDEVCPAGWQPGDKTMNPDPVKSKVYFESI; translated from the coding sequence ATGTCGCAACACGAAGCGCATGAATGTTTACGGGTCGGCCAGTCCGCACCTGACTTTACAGCAACGGCTGTTTACGACCAAGAATTTAGTGAAGTCAAACTCTCCAATTACCGGGGTAAATACGTCGTCATCTTTTTCTATCCCCTTGATTTCACCTTCGTGTGTCCGACGGAAATTACAGCATTTAGTGATCGCTATGATGCCTTTAAGAACTTAAATACTGAAGTTCTAGGTATTTCTGTAGACAGCGAGTTCTCCCACTTAGCTTGGACCCAGACCGACCGCAAATCTGGAGGAGTCGGCGACCTCAACTACCCATTGGTTTCTGACATTAAAAAAGAAATTAGCACTGCCTATAACGTTCTAGATCCAGATGCTGGTGTTGCCTTAAGAGGTCTCTTTATCATTGATAAAGAAGGCGTTGTACAACATGCCACCATTAACAACCTCGCCTTCGGCCGTAACGTTGATGAAACCCTGCGCACCTTGCAGGCTATTCAACATGTTCAGTCTCATCCCGATGAGGTTTGTCCAGCAGGCTGGCAGCCAGGGGATAAGACTATGAACCCTGATCCAGTGAAATCTAAGGTTTACTTTGAATCCATCTAA
- a CDS encoding glycosyltransferase family 2 protein, whose amino-acid sequence MLMQDQKAKITQPEISVIIPIYNEVESLEHLICRISDTLNDTQVNYEIICVDDGSVDGTTELLRKQVDLYPRLRGVVLRRNYGQTAAMSAGFNHAHGEIFVTLDGDLQNEPADIPLLLAKMNEGYDLVSGWRKDRQDAALTRLLPSKIANLMIGWITGVKLHDYGCSLKAYRAELIADMNLYGELHRFLPALAFIEGARIAELPVRHHARQFGQSKYGLDRTFRVVMDLLTVSFMKTFLTRPMHVFGLLGITFTSLGVLTGGYLVFLKYGLSEGIADRPLLILSAVLLLTGIQLFSIGLLAELLMRTYHESQSRPIYRVREVVQTNSTD is encoded by the coding sequence ATGCTAATGCAAGACCAAAAAGCCAAGATCACTCAGCCCGAAATATCGGTCATTATCCCCATCTATAATGAGGTCGAAAGCCTGGAGCATCTCATTTGTAGGATTTCAGATACCCTAAATGATACTCAGGTCAATTATGAAATAATCTGTGTAGATGATGGCTCGGTAGATGGTACGACTGAGTTGTTAAGAAAACAAGTGGATCTATACCCCCGGCTACGGGGAGTTGTGTTGCGCCGAAATTATGGACAAACGGCTGCCATGTCTGCTGGATTTAACCATGCCCACGGCGAGATTTTTGTCACCCTTGATGGTGACTTGCAAAATGAGCCAGCTGATATTCCATTGCTGTTGGCCAAAATGAATGAAGGATACGATTTGGTCAGTGGTTGGCGTAAAGATCGACAAGATGCTGCGTTGACGCGCTTGCTCCCATCTAAGATTGCCAACTTGATGATTGGGTGGATTACAGGAGTTAAGCTGCATGATTATGGTTGTTCCCTGAAGGCCTATCGAGCAGAGCTGATTGCTGATATGAACCTGTATGGAGAATTACACCGATTTTTACCGGCGTTAGCTTTTATTGAAGGTGCCAGAATTGCGGAGCTGCCTGTGCGTCATCATGCCCGCCAATTTGGTCAAAGCAAGTATGGACTAGATCGGACTTTCCGGGTGGTCATGGATTTGTTGACCGTATCCTTTATGAAAACCTTTTTAACTCGTCCCATGCATGTTTTTGGGCTTTTGGGGATTACCTTTACTAGCTTAGGGGTCTTGACGGGTGGCTATTTAGTGTTTTTAAAGTACGGCTTGAGTGAAGGGATTGCCGACCGCCCCTTGCTGATTTTATCCGCTGTGCTTTTATTGACAGGGATTCAGCTCTTTTCAATTGGATTGTTAGCAGAGCTCTTAATGCGAACCTACCATGAGTCGCAAAGTCGCCCTATCTACCGGGTAAGAGAAGTTGTCCAAACAAATTCCACAGACTGA
- a CDS encoding glycosyltransferase, whose amino-acid sequence MLTFPEGDDVVYDNVRIYRTPKLPFIKNISPGFSGKKLVCDGFMLIQAINLCLKYKYDIVHSVEESAFIALVLKVVFRTPYIYDMDSSLAQQMIEKFSFLSSLRFLFNAFERLAVQQAKVVIPVCETLSEDIQVYKPKRVVVLPDISLLDYSAPNKKA is encoded by the coding sequence ATGCTGACTTTCCCAGAAGGGGATGATGTTGTCTATGACAACGTGCGGATCTATCGGACTCCTAAATTACCATTTATTAAAAATATCAGTCCAGGTTTTTCTGGGAAAAAACTGGTCTGTGATGGTTTTATGCTGATCCAGGCTATTAACCTCTGTTTGAAGTATAAATATGATATCGTCCATTCGGTTGAAGAATCGGCTTTTATCGCGTTGGTTCTTAAAGTCGTGTTTAGAACACCCTATATCTATGATATGGACTCATCCCTGGCACAGCAAATGATTGAGAAATTTTCATTTCTCTCGTCTTTGCGCTTTCTCTTCAATGCTTTTGAAAGACTGGCCGTCCAACAAGCCAAAGTGGTGATACCTGTTTGCGAAACCTTATCTGAAGATATTCAAGTCTACAAACCGAAGCGAGTGGTTGTTTTACCAGACATTTCGCTTTTAGATTACTCTGCCCCGAATAAAAAGGCATAA
- a CDS encoding glycosyltransferase family 4 protein, which yields MDNINENIREHCQPDELILMYVGNLELYQGIDLLLDGFKVAQNLALNVPLKLVIIGGKDGDIAKYKLKTKNIGIDHQVLFLGQRSVENLGYYLAQADILLSPRIKGRNTPMKLYSYLDSGKPVLATDLPTHNWVLDNEVAVLSAPNPEAFAQGIIHLANHPQIRQTLAVAAKKMVQQRHSFSAYKQQLNSLYDSLQLEFNNAASIDQ from the coding sequence ATGGATAATATCAACGAAAATATCAGAGAGCACTGTCAGCCTGATGAGCTCATTCTGATGTATGTCGGTAATTTAGAGCTTTATCAGGGGATTGATTTGCTGCTGGATGGCTTTAAAGTAGCTCAGAATCTTGCTCTTAATGTCCCTTTAAAGCTCGTCATTATCGGCGGTAAAGATGGCGACATTGCAAAATATAAGTTAAAAACGAAAAATATCGGCATTGACCACCAAGTTTTATTCTTAGGGCAACGCTCGGTAGAGAATCTAGGGTACTATCTCGCCCAAGCAGACATCCTGCTCTCTCCTCGCATTAAAGGAAGAAATACGCCAATGAAATTGTATTCTTATCTTGATAGTGGTAAGCCCGTCCTCGCCACTGATTTGCCAACGCATAATTGGGTTCTGGATAATGAGGTGGCAGTGCTCAGTGCGCCTAACCCAGAAGCGTTTGCCCAGGGAATTATCCACCTAGCCAACCATCCTCAAATTAGACAAACCCTCGCAGTCGCCGCCAAGAAAATGGTGCAACAAAGGCACTCATTTTCTGCTTATAAGCAGCAGCTCAATAGCTTATATGATTCATTACAGTTAGAGTTCAACAATGCTGCCTCAATTGATCAATAA
- a CDS encoding glycerol-3-phosphate dehydrogenase/oxidase, with protein MQRNLEELSNTKFDVLVIGGGIYGACVAYEAILRGLSVALVEKQDFCGATSANSLKTIHGGLRYLQHADFKRMRESIYERRTLMKIAPHLVHPLPVLVPTYGHGLKGIEAMTVALKINDWVSCDRNHGLPDPQQHIPAGRTISATECLQTMPGISADGLTGGAIFHDAQVFNSERLVLAYLQSATQLGLQAANYLKVTDFLQDGDTILGAQVTDALTQNTFDIQAKTIINTSGPWINEVLGLLDQPPSSHQPFALAMNLVTRSLFDHDYAVGIYSKTDYTDEDAILKRKNRLLFIAPWQGCSLVGTTYSHYSDTPDHLSIPQHEIQHFLDDINHAYPLANLTAQDVYWVHQGLLPSSHSPATTHVQLTKHYHIQNYQEEGLNGLISVTGVKYTTARNVAIHAVDTAAAMLKRPVLPSQSAQQPLHGGAIDNLDDFLDQGHNQLSRIPDHPSVQNFLYNYGTAYSSVLKQVQHGQRATPRLDLLQAQVTYAIEEEMAQTLSDVIFRRTGIGAAQKPTTAELQTCADIMSNTLLWNQSRVEQEISEVTSRWSWSTPKPPSVGEKTATIQGR; from the coding sequence ATGCAACGAAATCTAGAGGAATTATCCAACACTAAATTTGACGTCTTAGTCATAGGCGGCGGCATTTATGGGGCTTGTGTTGCCTATGAAGCAATCCTAAGAGGCTTATCCGTTGCTTTAGTCGAAAAACAAGATTTTTGTGGGGCGACCTCAGCTAATAGCCTAAAAACCATCCATGGTGGCCTGCGATATCTACAGCATGCTGACTTTAAGCGGATGCGAGAGTCTATTTATGAGCGGCGCACATTAATGAAAATTGCGCCTCACCTCGTGCATCCCCTGCCTGTGTTGGTGCCGACCTATGGGCATGGATTGAAAGGCATAGAAGCGATGACGGTGGCACTAAAAATTAATGATTGGGTGAGTTGCGATCGCAACCACGGATTGCCCGATCCTCAACAACATATCCCGGCTGGTCGAACAATATCTGCGACCGAATGCCTACAGACCATGCCAGGCATTTCCGCAGATGGCCTCACTGGGGGAGCTATTTTCCACGATGCTCAAGTGTTCAATTCAGAGCGGTTAGTGCTTGCCTATTTACAGTCTGCGACTCAGCTCGGGTTACAAGCTGCCAACTATCTTAAAGTCACTGATTTTTTACAAGATGGAGATACCATCCTTGGCGCTCAAGTGACGGATGCTCTAACTCAAAACACCTTTGATATTCAAGCCAAAACAATCATTAATACCAGCGGGCCATGGATTAATGAAGTCCTGGGATTGCTAGATCAACCTCCTTCCTCTCATCAGCCCTTTGCATTAGCCATGAACCTAGTAACCCGATCGCTATTTGATCATGACTATGCCGTCGGTATCTATAGCAAGACTGACTACACAGATGAAGATGCCATTCTAAAGCGCAAGAACCGATTACTCTTTATCGCACCTTGGCAAGGGTGCTCTTTAGTGGGTACAACCTATTCACACTACTCTGATACCCCCGATCATTTATCTATACCCCAGCATGAAATCCAACACTTTTTGGATGACATCAACCATGCCTATCCACTCGCCAATCTAACGGCTCAGGATGTTTATTGGGTGCATCAAGGTCTACTCCCCAGCAGCCACTCCCCAGCAACCACTCATGTCCAATTAACCAAGCATTACCACATCCAAAATTATCAAGAAGAAGGCTTAAATGGCCTCATCTCCGTCACCGGAGTTAAATATACAACTGCTCGCAACGTCGCCATCCATGCAGTCGATACTGCAGCAGCGATGTTAAAGAGGCCAGTCCTTCCCTCTCAGTCTGCTCAGCAACCCTTACATGGCGGAGCGATCGACAACCTAGATGACTTTTTGGACCAAGGGCATAACCAACTCAGCCGTATCCCTGATCATCCGTCTGTCCAGAATTTTCTCTACAATTACGGCACAGCCTATTCATCAGTTCTCAAACAGGTACAGCACGGGCAACGAGCAACGCCACGACTAGACCTTCTACAAGCACAAGTCACCTATGCAATTGAGGAAGAAATGGCGCAAACCCTCAGTGACGTTATTTTTAGACGCACGGGTATCGGCGCTGCCCAAAAGCCTACCACTGCAGAGTTACAAACTTGTGCAGATATTATGTCAAATACACTGTTATGGAATCAGTCTAGAGTAGAACAAGAGATCTCAGAAGTGACATCTAGGTGGTCTTGGTCTACTCCTAAACCACCCTCTGTGGGGGAAAAAACAGCAACTATTCAGGGAAGATAG
- a CDS encoding metal-dependent hydrolase, with product MPSPIAHSATAYFLYKITPQNNRSIHLNRHRWIDLAYIIVIGNIADLDFIPHLILEGSFHRGPSHSLCIALLISIGCTLIFKWLHQSTFQRLFLLTFGIYISHLFLDFWTAGGSGMKLLWPFTNAFIKSPIAFFPSVRHSEGLFYPGHIVFMTFETIYSVVLLVFINRYQKYKRQNQNT from the coding sequence ATGCCTTCTCCCATTGCGCACTCAGCAACTGCATATTTCCTATACAAAATCACGCCCCAAAACAATCGCTCTATCCACTTAAACCGACATCGTTGGATTGATCTTGCCTACATCATTGTGATTGGAAACATCGCGGATTTAGACTTTATTCCTCATCTAATCTTAGAAGGCAGTTTTCATCGAGGTCCTTCCCATAGTCTCTGTATTGCCTTACTGATCAGTATAGGCTGTACCCTTATTTTCAAATGGCTCCATCAATCAACCTTCCAACGATTGTTTTTACTCACGTTTGGAATCTATATCTCCCATCTTTTTCTGGATTTCTGGACAGCCGGGGGCTCTGGGATGAAGTTACTTTGGCCGTTTACCAATGCTTTTATTAAATCGCCAATTGCTTTTTTTCCCAGTGTTAGGCATTCCGAAGGATTATTCTATCCAGGTCATATCGTCTTTATGACCTTTGAGACCATTTACAGTGTCGTCCTGTTGGTATTCATTAATCGATATCAAAAATATAAACGACAGAATCAAAATACATAG
- a CDS encoding class I SAM-dependent methyltransferase, whose product MQPENNFLETADIETSSDDYASRFQGPTGEWLLHVQEQATLSMLTQYPNASILDVGGGHGQLTKALINKEFSLTVLGSSLSCQNRIKTYIDAGQCEFKMGDVLSLPYPDNAFDIVISYRFLAHVNQWQAFLSELGRVAKTAVIVDYPTTRSINYLSPLLFKFKKGVEGNTRKFICYQEKELLDFCSSIGLEKDNRHPQFFWPMVLHRMMKQPKVSELLENPVKKLGLTYVWGSPVITKFQKVH is encoded by the coding sequence ATGCAGCCGGAGAACAACTTTTTAGAAACAGCAGATATAGAAACATCTTCCGATGACTATGCTTCTCGTTTTCAAGGGCCTACAGGGGAGTGGCTGCTCCACGTTCAAGAGCAAGCCACCCTGTCTATGCTGACTCAATATCCCAACGCCAGCATTTTAGATGTGGGTGGAGGACATGGGCAGCTAACCAAAGCCCTAATCAATAAAGAGTTTTCACTCACCGTTTTGGGTAGTAGCCTGTCTTGCCAAAACCGTATCAAAACTTATATTGACGCTGGACAGTGTGAGTTCAAGATGGGCGATGTTTTAAGCTTGCCTTACCCAGACAACGCCTTTGATATTGTGATTAGTTATCGGTTTCTAGCACATGTGAACCAGTGGCAAGCGTTCTTATCTGAGCTAGGGCGTGTTGCCAAAACAGCCGTGATCGTCGATTACCCCACCACTCGCAGCATTAACTACTTATCACCGTTATTATTCAAATTCAAAAAAGGCGTAGAGGGCAATACGCGAAAATTCATCTGTTACCAAGAGAAAGAGCTATTAGACTTTTGCAGCAGCATTGGGTTAGAGAAGGACAATCGTCATCCACAATTTTTTTGGCCAATGGTTCTCCATCGAATGATGAAGCAACCCAAAGTCTCAGAACTCCTGGAGAATCCAGTGAAGAAGCTCGGTTTAACATACGTATGGGGCTCTCCAGTAATTACAAAATTCCAGAAAGTTCACTAA
- a CDS encoding NAD(P)-dependent oxidoreductase has protein sequence MTGATGYTGSTLVQKLLTQNVEVVAIARQSSDLSRWQDAPIQWIKGDVFDPRLIQQAMEGVNYIFHMVTPFREAKSSDDVYYNVHVKSTQLLAKAALNQPDFKRFVHISTIGVHGHIENPPADENYRTSPGDLYQSTKLEGEIWIKQFGAETGLPVTIIRPAGIIGPGEKRLLKIYKMVCSGLVPAIGNGSNLLHLIHVDDLTNCFLLASQHPNAVDEVFICGNQESISFKEMVNLISACYQKKATLLPLPAAPLFLLGDMLEFICKPLNIEPPIYRRRLAFYTKDRAFNVNKLKSKLGFVPRHSNEQCVAELAQWYLQEGWTTVS, from the coding sequence GTGACTGGTGCAACTGGCTATACAGGCAGCACCTTAGTCCAAAAACTGCTGACCCAGAATGTAGAGGTTGTGGCGATAGCCCGCCAATCATCTGATCTAAGCCGTTGGCAAGATGCACCCATTCAATGGATTAAGGGAGATGTTTTTGATCCACGGCTTATTCAACAGGCGATGGAAGGAGTGAACTATATATTTCATATGGTCACCCCGTTTCGGGAAGCAAAGTCGTCTGATGATGTTTATTACAATGTTCATGTTAAAAGTACACAGCTACTAGCGAAGGCAGCCTTAAACCAACCCGACTTCAAGCGCTTTGTCCATATATCGACGATAGGTGTCCATGGACATATCGAAAATCCTCCTGCTGATGAGAACTATAGAACTTCTCCTGGAGATTTATACCAATCCACCAAATTAGAAGGCGAAATATGGATCAAGCAATTTGGTGCTGAAACTGGACTACCCGTAACCATCATCAGACCGGCAGGCATTATTGGGCCTGGTGAAAAACGGCTGTTAAAAATATACAAGATGGTTTGTTCTGGCTTGGTACCAGCCATTGGTAATGGGAGTAATCTTCTGCATTTAATTCACGTCGATGATTTGACCAACTGTTTTCTGCTGGCCTCTCAACATCCGAATGCAGTGGATGAAGTCTTCATTTGTGGAAATCAAGAATCGATTTCTTTCAAAGAAATGGTCAATTTGATCTCCGCGTGTTATCAGAAAAAAGCCACTCTTCTACCACTCCCAGCTGCGCCCTTATTCCTATTGGGAGACATGCTTGAGTTTATTTGTAAGCCTCTAAATATTGAGCCTCCCATTTACCGTAGAAGACTTGCCTTTTACACCAAAGATCGTGCATTCAATGTTAACAAGCTTAAATCGAAACTAGGTTTTGTGCCGCGACATTCCAATGAGCAGTGTGTTGCTGAACTAGCACAATGGTATTTACAAGAAGGGTGGACAACAGTTAGCTAA